ACTAGcacaatcaaatatcagccttaaaaaGGACACAAGTCCCGCGTAATGTAGACGCATTCCTCTTTGGGtccttggagtggatccaaaacaCCCTCAGAGCCTCACGCGCCACTAGGCTCTGAGTTCGCGCGCCAATATCATGATCTTAGCCTCGAAATcctctccgttatgacgccacACTCTGTAACCACCTAATGCAGTGGaatcacatgatttcctttagTCGTCCAGTGGTCTTTGACTCGACTACACAGTGCCCTAGCTGTTTCTTCTATGTATTCGCCACCACCCGCACAGtggaaattagaaaaacaaaccaTGACCTCCTTGTCATCCAgacatattttgcactccggTGTAAGTCATGCGTCGTTCTGCTGAACACAAGCTCTAGGTGGAAAAAGATGGTCAAGGAATGGTTCGGGAATTTCAGCTGGtaacaaatttgatttttttcttcgtttagcGAGAACAAAGGAGAGTTTCATGGATTGATTCATATTTACATGTACGaggagaagaggaagaagcaTACAAAGCATCCTGCGAATGTGGCTAATGCGGATTCCAGGCTCTCTTGTGTTTAGGTGAACGcatcttctttgaaattgGAATTGGTTGAATGCTGACAGAAAGGAGTACAGAAATAACATATTCTGAACAAGAAATTCCCAATGTTTGCTAATACAGACGAATCAAAACGATCTAATCAGTTCCGCTATATGGTGTAAGATGCAAAATTTAAAACGATTGACCTAATACATTGGCTGGGTCCCGCAAGTCAAGGAATTGGTGCACaagcgttcgacttcaatgcCTAATCTTAGAGGATAGATGCTGTCCACCTTAccctttatttcattttttcagctgaaataaatattgagCAGTTCGATGTGCAATAAATAGGAAATTAGAATGAGATCGAGAAATGGCTATTCATTGATTATATTTTCCAGTGGATCTCGCTGACCACAACAGTATCTTTTCATTCTTGCCCAACTACTCGAAAAGGACTTCCTCAGTGATGGCCTTGCTTCTGAATTTCGCGACTTCATTCTTTTCGCGATGTTAGGACTACTCGGTCTAAACAATATTTTGATCTTATGTGGAACATCGAGACACAGTAACGCTGTTACTTGAGACCTTAATTGATGGCGACGTTAAGATTTCGTCCCGGTTCGTTTGGTTGGACGATTCTTCTTGAAGGGAAAGTATGCTCTCCTGAATCGAGCATTTCCGTATGTGGTCTCAGCGGTCATGAAAGACTCAGTAAATCCTCGGTGTTGTTCACTCCATTCCACTGCATAgatcccgatgtgaagttcttcggTGAACTCTACTTGACATGGAAGTCATCTATTATCGCTGCTGCGACCAGTTCTGTTGTTTTTAGTGTTTTCATGATCTTTGCTTCAAAATCTTGAGATGGTTGCATCACGCACAGCGTGGGCTGTTATCCAAGTTCCTCATTGCCAAAATAGTTTGAATGACTTGCGATAGCTCGCTGCTTATAGTTGGACTGACCTTCCGCTTGTTAAGCTATACATTAACAATCTGatgcaaacgtgcaaggaaatgcACGCACGGAGGAGTTATAGTGGTGAAAAGCGACGCGCGCAGTGGCCACAGGtgtgaaacggttgcaacatcccatttaccttttgcgacatgcacacgaagttactgcgcgataatGGTGCACTGTGGCACAACAATGccacgccgttggacccgtgtCACCCCTTCTTACCGCCCCCACcggcacacacatacatacatacacacatacatgcaAACATACATGTCAGACTATGCCCGGTGTTATACAACAtgatttctgttattttgcCTTCATGATGGCATGTTGGTTTGATTACTCAGGTTTGAAATAAgaccttctttctttcttgtttatcACATGCACTATATCACTCGACGGGGAAAACATTTGCATTAACCCGTGTCTGATGAGTCCTTGATGCCACATTCGGGTCGGTTTTTCGAgttgaaaacagaaatgatCTAGGAGCTTAGAGATCCCTCTGAGAATATTAAAAATGCAGAAACGTCTAATCGACAGGGTGTATAATCACAAAACTACAATGCTCAGTGAATACAGCAAACTCTGTTATTcgctttgaaatattttagtgTAAAAAGTGACAAAGTAGCTACTTTTGCGTGGAATGACTATATCTGGATAGTTGCAGTTGCCCCATGGTTAAAATCGACTTCAGTGATTTTCTGTTTCAGAAATAAACCAAATTTTAAGGTTGCATTTTTCAGCCGCACTTCACTACAGTAGCATGCAGGTGAGAATTTGAGACGACTCAAAGTCATTCTTTCTAtgcattttgaattttgcttAACACTCAAATTGGGTTCCAGAGCGTACTACTATAGGTATCATGACAAAAGTACTCGATTTGTCGATCAAATTTATTAGTAGCATCATTAACGACCTGCAGCAGGTGTAGTCGTCAGATGGAAATCATCAGCAGTGCACGAGAAGGCCATGCAGAACGAAAATGTCATTGGACCGCACTTTACAGACGCATATTGAAGATGGTACTTCTGGGCCTTGATGCCGCTGAGGAACTGCCGGAACTGTAGAAATCCGTAATTAGCTATTTGTCTCCTGTTTTCACTTATTCTGTCATAAAGAACCTCCTCGCAGTCGACACCGCGTAGTCCGTACTTAGCGACTGGTAAGCCGCTGATGTTTGTTTCAATTTCAcggaaatttcttttgttgaagTGAATACCCTGCTGTTCAGCAAATTCGTcaaactgcaattttttttcgaaggagcTTGAAATAATGAAACACAAAGTCTTTTATTGCTTACCAGTTCGTAGAAATCGTCTAAGGCACTGTGTTTGCCGTTGTCGGTGTAGTGTTCACTGCCAAGCGTTACTGTAACCATTTCCcaggaagaagagaggacATGCTGGACTACCTAGACAAggaattttctgcaattctGTCGTTTAAAGTGCGCAGGAGATATGCAATTACACCCTTGAAGCTCTTCAGTCACAATTATCAGAAATCCGCTTACGCCGTTCCTTTAGAGAGGGAAgagcatttttttgaagattaatCAATTTGTTTGTTCAATGACCTCATTTGGTAATTTGTTCTTCGCACTTACCTTTAGTACAATGGACTCAGTACATACGAAATCAGAATCTGTCATCGGTGATGTTCTCAAGAATGGACAAACTGACAACTGCAGCATAAGAGGtagagtcgggtcaaaaccacaCGAAGCTCGTCGCaattgcgctcaaagcggtgctgATCGCCGTGGCGAACTGCATCGATTAGTGGTGCTAGTATGGGTCCTCTTGGACTGTTGATCGCTACGGACAATCGCAGCGTTTACGCAACAGCACGATGTTTCGTGCGGTTTTGAGAAAGCTATACCTGCCACAACAAAGCCCCATACCACCAGCATACCCACCAGTACTACATTACCTTGTTACATGTCCTAGGAAAGTTaacttggaaagaaaaatgaacaaacaagaacaaagaagaacataTTGATGTGGTGATGACAGGTATTTGATAGATGTCGActattctttttgcttttctttttaaaataaactgtTCATCTTAACGATAGGAACGAAAGAAGGGACACTTTTCCAAGAAACGTAGTTGGAATCCCAGTTCCGGAATTACCAGAATTATAGAAAGCCCAGAACAGATTCCACTTCACTTCAAGAGATTTCcgcaaaaagaaatataatcataaataaaataaatatattcattttcaCAGATGGATTCGCACTTACAGCAGCAAGCAGAAGAGAAAGAACTAGACGAAGCATCTTCTGGAATTGGCTAATATGGATTTTAGCGTCTTTTATAGTGCAACTGAATGAATCTCGTTTGAAGAGAATAATGTGAATATGAAATCATCTTGGTTGTCTCCTCAATTTGataacagttttcttttcaaccacTGATATCTTATGAGAATTTTGCATTAAACGCGAACAATGTAGAAAAGTATTATGGGGCAGGGATTTTTATGCGCTTTTGAACAAGGAGGTATCAAAACGACTTCCTTCGTGGTGTGTTTGTGTTCGAAGCAGCGTGACTTTCAGGCGCTCACAGGTGACGGCAAGCGCGGTGTCACGCGGCCATAGAACATCTAGTTTCCACCTAGGTGAGGAAAGGGTCCCACCGCGCAAGATTCTGTTGTAGGCCGTAATCCGTTTTATAGAAAAGGCAACGGATACAtacagatatatatatatatatatatatgtatacatatatatataaatatataaattggAAAACTCTTCTTCTCACCGAAATATCGAATCTATGAATTCCTATTTTgtggaattattattattttattatttttcgtatttctacTTGGTGGATACAATACAATCGCTTTTTCATCGAACTAAACATTTACAACACATCAATCCGAGGActgaaaagattttaaaaaatgtttctcgATTCAGGTTCTGTTTATTAAAGGAGGTTAAATGGATGAAAAGGTAGAAAGTGTACGGCGTATCTAGACACTTGAGATGCACCCACGGATTCTagtgcaattcgtaatcgttgaggttttggaacgcgtgttggtccgtacaatgacttgcgggggtcaacggatgatcaaatcagtgtttatgtcctcccagagaagtctggtacctaTGTGCCgattccggagggatgaaatgcttggttggcactagggcggttccTAACCACCGACCGTGTtactacagcggacctctcaccgactgcacCATACCCGCCTTACTTGAAAGAGTAGAGAGAAAAATTCGTGAAAGAAGCATTAGTTTTGACAATCGATTCAAATAACATCTCTCTTAACAAATAACatctgaaaattaaaagatgtATGTATAAAATGCGAAGTTATGCATCCGTTAACCACATCCGCTCAGACAATCAGGCAACCTTTCCTACTTTTGAACTTCTCtctcctttcttctcttctttttcaccgGTCCTCTATTTTTTGGCGTAGATATATGGTTTTTAATGATAGAGAATTAGAGGTGGAACTAATCTGTAATTGAtgcataataataaataaattccttatttttgacttgttaaaattttgaaaatatatattcaatataataaaattaaaaatatgaatttttctgttttatgtaCGTATATTTCCAAGAGTCCTTTTGAATGCCATTTTCAGGTAGTAAGTAGCCATCGAATCTTAAAAATATGGACAAAAGTGAACTCTGAAAGATTCGCATATTCATGTATGCACAAATTTTCAgactgaaaaataattttaaagacTTTGCATCGAATTGATGTGTtgtgaatgtttttcttcgtgGAAAAAGCATCAAGATTGCATCAATAGATTGCATCAATACAAAGTTattgattcaatttttttttctaaaagggGTGGGTGTACAAGAGATTTCAAATTGTCTTTCTTTAGAATGGACAATAGGAACCGACTTGAAAATATTCACTGCAATTCACTGGTCCACTTCACAGAATTGAACAGACATTTGTTATGTCCTTGTGCCTTCTTCTGTAGTCAGATGAAGCATCCAGCTTTTCTGtgtataaaaaggataaagtgtctggcgttaatcaatccgcttggaatgcgcgcccacgttcacttcaattcagagtcgtttgaggtttacgaacgtgtatctggcctatacaatgacttgcggtggctagccgagtgtcaagtcagtgtttttatcctcccagacaattctggcaccatagggcggattcgaacttccgatcgattgtgcaggaagcggaacctctaacactacacccgccccttctGTGTatatcttttcaaattttcattcagGACGCTaagcaattgttttttttttgagaactgtCATGCATTGTGTTGCGACTAAGCAACTTGTCCTGCTAGCTCTTATTCTGCGATGACGTTTTACTGTACAACCATTGGTCTATTCTATTACTCTAGGAAATGATCTCCACTAATCTTTGAAGTGTCGAAGAAACGGAGAAGATAGTATTTCACGTAGAAAAAGGCATCTTCATTTATTGCGAAGATGGACGTGGCCTCAGCGAGCGCTATGTAAATTGTTTGTCTCGTGCTATCACGGGATTGTGGGCGGAAGCAACTTTCTGGAttacaatattttttccattgctGTGGAAAGATCTAGAAAAAGATGGGcgtttggaaaattttgctatctatatatgtataaaatcagaaaaaaatctacaaggCAGTCGATTCCcggattcttttctttttcgattgGTTACAAATTTTTCAGGTATGTCTAGTGTTGGTGATAGTGTTCTTCATCGATGGAAGAATCCAATGGGGAGCCTATTCGATGATCtacgtttttgcttttcttttagcCTTCGGATGTATTCTAACCCTTCTGATTCTTTACTTTGAAGTGCCGAAGATGTCCAAACAAGTTCCATGGCTACAAGTGGTGAGAAAATTGcaaatcttttgttttctgtttttttttgtttttccatgCTAAAGCGCATTTTGATATGTCAGAAATTTATCAACGACTTACGGTCAAACTTTAGCAGTAACAGTTTTGGTGTAAGGTTAGCGCAAGCACGATAATCACTTTGCCGCAAatgttgatttattgatttttcttgtatATCTTTCTAATCCTGATTAAACCTCAAaattaaatattgaaaatgtACAAAGAAGGATTTTGGGATAGatgttagtagcggtgttgtactaGTTTTATCgtcaaaaaaatgattttggcACTTTAATGCGAAAAGATCATTCGCAAACGAATTCGgatatagttggatcaaaaccacatgaagttCAGtccggttgcgtaagcggctgcgttcgaagcgatgcggtgaaTCTAGCGGTCGACGCGGAACCATCGGTGATCCACCTGTAGCGATAATTGCTGCTAGGTTCCGTCTTGAATCCTCACTGCTACGTTAGCGCAAGACTTCGAAAGCAGCCGCTCGTGCAACCgaaccgagcttcatgtcattttgaccacACTGCACGTCGACCGTCTGTTAAAAGATTGAAATCATCCTAGGGGTGTTGcaaaaaaacaattgtattAGCTACACTGGACAAATTTCATGgttcctttcctctttttctttggaacgctggttttttcaaacgtttcgTGAATTATCGTTTTCGCTTCGATTGAATTCGgtattcattcttttctttgagttGGTACTTTGAACGGTTTTAAACTCCACGATTATCCATGATTATTTATGATCCAATTCGTGGCTCATCGCGTCAACCTCAAAGTATACCAGAAGAGAAGTCTGATACATCGCAGATTGCAATTTACTCCAGTCACTAACTCTTCTAAATTCTTAACAAAAACGCTTCTGAATGTACCACAACTCCTGGAGAAAGCCAAGCAACCAGTTAGTCAAATTCTTGggtatatgaaagaaaattttgatgtgcAATTGGAGGTGCAGTTCTTTTGGTGATCACATTCAGCTCAACtgtctctcttcttttttttcctctgcagGAGCTTTTTTGGAACGTTCTTGGTTGCGTGCTGTGCGCTGCTGGCTGTATCCTCCTCACCTGGGATTGGTGGCAAATGCAATCAGGCCGAAATCAGCATCATTCAAGATTGGCACCGAAGAATATCGGTGAGACACGATGGATGAGACGAGTTGCTATTGTTGctgtaggtttttttcaattatttcatttgtattaTGCATTCAATTATTGTATTTCGTAGTTTTATCTCAGCTACCGAGGTGCTAGGAAAGATATGGCTGACTGTGTCCGActcgttttttcttaaatttattctcgtcaaaaattcaagaaaaaaaaaactgatcaatCAAACCCGCTGTGGGTTGTGTGATATTCATGTTAAACTATAGTGGAGTGAaaaatttatgatttattGTCATTTGCACAATTTGTGTAACTTGGACAATGAAGTGCCTTGCCATCGATTGAAAATGTATCCgtcaaaaaattcaagcatTCCTCAGCCGAAGGTTTCTCCTCCAAACATCATAGTTTTTTGACCTTTTTCTGACTGATCTATTTGATTAGTTGTGCACGATTTTTTGATTGACTTTCACAAATCGATGTTATTTTCCAGGGCTCACTACTACTTGCTTTCTGTCTATTCCTATTCATACTAGCGAGAGTGAAAAGAACTGGGATTCATTGAGAATGAATGCTATCGGATTGGAATATAAATGGATTTTGAGAGTTTTTTATGGGACCTTTTTCACCCCATTGTGAGAGAAGTGAACATAAATATttactatctttttttctgtatatgCATATAAGAGCACAAAGAGAAAGCTCgacatatttgtattttctgaCCAGCAGGGACTTTATTGTTACAGCAGAAACCACACCTCTAGTAGAATACAACTCCAAGTCACAGAATTGGTTAGTGGATTTCTATCTCCTGAATCTACTATAGGATTTGCTTTGAATGGAAATCCGCAACCATTGGAGGGAtgtggaagcaaaaaaaagagaaatttgaaacatctcACGTTTTTCGTTTAGTCAGTAGTCACTGGTTTACGGAGTGAACTAAAAGAGATGTGCACCTTTCCGTCATCATGGTCGTTGTAAAAACCAACTTAGGAAAAGTAGAAGTGGTTTACTAAACTGACTTAATCGAAGAATTTGTATTATTGCTTGAAGCGATTACAATATTTGAAGAAGATGTGATTCCTGAGCGTTGCACAGCACAATGTTCCCGAACTTTACTGAGAGTTTGCGTCGATTGAGTCCACTTGTCGCTATTCCATCATACCATGCGAAATTTTAACGTCCCGATTAAAGCGCTTTTcgacattattttttaaaatttgtaaccaatcgaaaaagaaaagaatccgGGAATCGACTGccttgtaaatttttttctgattttatacatatataaatagCAAAATTTCCCAAGCGCCCATCTTTTTCTAGATCTTTCCACAGCACtggaaaaaatattgtaaTCCAGAAAGTTGCTTCTGCCCCCCTAGACTGATAGAGTAGACCAATGGTTGTGCAGTAAAACGTCATCGCAGAATAAGAGCTAGCAGGACAATTTACTTAGTCGCAACACAATGCATGacagttctcaaaaaaagcaactgcTTAGCGTCCTCaatgaaaatctgaaaaaaatatacacaGAAAAGCTGGATGCTTCATCTGACTACAGAAGAAGGCACAAGGACATAACAAATGTCTGTTCAATTCTGTGAAGTGGACCAGTGAATTGCAGTGAATATTTTCAGGTCGATTCCTATTGTCCATTCTAAAGAAAGACAATTTGAAATCTCTTGTACACCCGCcccttttggaaaaaaaattgaatcaatGACTTTGTATTGATGCAATCTATTGATGCAATCTTGATGCTTTTTCcacgaagaaaaacattcacaACACATCAATTTGATGCAAAgtctttaaaattatttttcggtCTGAAAATTTGTGTATACATGAACATGCGAATTTTTCAGAGTTTACTTTTCTCCATATTTTTAAGATTCGATGGCTACTTCCTACTTGAAAATGGCATTCAAAAGGACTCTTGGaaatatacatacataaaacagaaaaattcatatttttaattttattatatcgagtatatgttttcaaaattttcacaagtcaaaaataaggaatttatttattattatgcgTCAATTACAGATTAGATCTACCTCTAATTCTCTATCATTAAAAACCATATATCTACGCCAAAAAATAGAGGAccgatgaaaaagaagagaagaaaggagaGAGAAGTTCAAAAGTAGGAAAGGTTGCTTGATTGTCTGAGCGGATGTGGTTAACGGATGCATTACTTCGCATTTTATACATACaccttttaattttcttaagaGATGTGCTGTTATTTGAATCGATTGTCAAAACTAATGCCTCTTTCACGAATTTTTCTCTCTACTCTTTCAAGTAAGGCGGGTatggtgcagtcggtaagaggtccgctgtagtaACACGGTCCGCTGTAGTAACACGGTGGTTAggaaccgccctagtgccaaccaagcatttcacCCCTCCGGAATCGGCACAtaggtaccagacttctctgggaggacataaacactgacttgatcatccgctgacccccgcaagtcattgtatggaccaacacgcgttccaaaacctcaacgattacgaattgcactAGAATCCGTGGGTGCATCTCAAGTGTCTAGATACGCCAAACACTTTCTATCTTTTTATCCCTTTAACCTTCTTTAATAAACAGAACCTGAATcgagaaacattttttaaatcttttcagTCCTCGGATTGATGTGTTGTAAATGTTTAGTTCGATGAAAAAGCGATTGTATTGTATCCACCAAgtagaaatacgaaaaataataaaataataataattccacAAAATAGGAATTCATAGATTCAATACTTCGGtgataaaaaaagttttccaatttatatatatatatatctgtaTGTATCCGTTGCCTTTTCTATAAAACGGATTACGGCCTACAACAGAATCCTGCGCGGTGGGACTCTTTCCTCACCTAGGTGGAAACTAGATGTTCTATGGCCGCGTGACACCGCGCTTGCCGTCACCTGTGAGAGCCTGAAAGTCACGCTGCTTCGAACACAAACGCACCACGAAGGAAGTCGTTTTGATACCTCCTTGTTCAAAAGCGCATAAATATCCCTGCCCCATAATACTTTTCTACATTGTTCGCGTTTAATGCAAAATTCTCATAAGATGTCAGTGGtttcattgaaaagaaaactgttatCAAATAGAGGAGACAACCAAGATGATTTCATATTCACATTATTCTCTTCAAACGAGATTCATTCAGTTGCACTATAAAAGAGACTAAAATCCGTGTTAGCCAATTCCAGAGGATGCTTCGTCTACTTCCTTCTCTTCTGCTTGTTGCTGTAAGTGTGAATCCATCTGtgaaaatgaatatatttattttattcatgatTATATTTCTTTCCGCGGAAATCTCTTATGTTcctgaagaagaaacaaaatcagTAAATTTACTGGCAACGAATACTttccaaccaaaaaaaaaacgggagcGAGACATCTCTCACTAACTGGAGCTCACA
This window of the Necator americanus strain Aroian chromosome III, whole genome shotgun sequence genome carries:
- a CDS encoding hypothetical protein (NECATOR_CHRIII.G12219.T1) — protein: MLRLVLSLLLAAVVQHVLSSSWEMVTVTLGSEHYTDNGKHSALDDFYELFDEFAEQQGIHFNKRNFREIETNISGLPVAKYGLRGVDCEEFRQFLSGIKAQKYHLQYASVKCGPMTFSFCMAFSCTADDFHLTTTPAAGR